A genomic region of Lycorma delicatula isolate Av1 chromosome 4, ASM4794821v1, whole genome shotgun sequence contains the following coding sequences:
- the LOC142322642 gene encoding uncharacterized protein LOC142322642: MNRSEETVQTEFLPVQTSADLSTQSEISQNNGSEENVVTCNKSDFSFQTEADVQSLAPFQGECMKKSSFKNKSTSTGEGCSNYSVKELLTALSSSEITFQPRNSEIINNTLSAYCSFQDCNQAVQIYYERMLDLAEELKEKRKKLLGKGYRPKDFQEDLNMQYGSTNCQWLER, from the exons atgaacAGGTCTGAAGAAACTGTACAAACCGAGTTCTTACCAGTTCAAACCAGTGCAGATTTGAGTACTCAGTCTGAAATATCCCAAAATAATGGATCTGAAGAAAATGTGGTAACATGTAATAAATCTGACTTTAGTTTCCAAACTGAAGCTGATGTTCAGAGTTTAGCTCCATTTCAAGGG gaatgcatgaaaaaatcatcttttaagaATAAATCGACTTCAACAGGAGAAGGATGTAGCAATTATTCAGTTAAAGAATTACTTACTGCTTTGTCATCATCAGAAATAACATTTCAACCACgtaattcagaaataattaataatacattgtcAGCTTATTGCAGTTTTCAGGACTGCAATCAAGCAGTTCAGATTTATTATGAAAGAATGTTGGATTTGGCAGAGGAATTAAAG GAGAAGCGAAAGAAACTTCTTGGGAAAGGATATAGACCTAAAGACTTTCAGGAAGATCTAAACATGCAGTACGGTTCAACCAATTGTCAGTGGTTGGAAAGGTAG
- the LOC142322643 gene encoding general transcription factor II-I repeat domain-containing protein 2-like — protein sequence MTECFEKHQIQFEKIVSISTDGANSMMGSINSILTVMKEKINHEILSYHYIIHQEALCSQMFPEDLCKVMELVINIINSMVAKALHHHQFKEFLIELESEYADLLLHNKVRWLSRGNVLKCFSSLFTEIQTFLFEKNINYAELTNELWIQKFYFMVDVTAHLNHKLQGKGNMFFSMLEVILFEDKLSLFAEDFERETLYQLPYLSGYCQEKKVNIDTCYFKTILLNMKEAFLNRFKDFRNNKVTLSFVIKPQNTAVSEINFSPFNIDIGRFEMQLLDLKNKETWSSKFQRLCADLQLLEKNKCELSLQHKLSALKDLEREEMLIFNTWKSIPDSYDQ from the coding sequence ATGACTGAGTGCTTTGAAAAGCATCagatacaatttgaaaaaattgtctcAATTTCAACGGATGGAGCGAATAGTATGATGGGATCAATAAACAGCATTTTAACTgttatgaaggaaaaaattaatcacGAGATACTTTCCTACCATTATATCATTCATCAAGAAGCACTATGTTCACAGATGTTTCCTGAAGATCTTTGCAAGGTGATGGAATTGGTGATTAATATTATCAACTCTATGGTAGCTAAAGCTCTTCACCATCaccaatttaaagaatttttaattgagTTAGAGAGTGAATATGCGGATCTTCTGCTACACAACAAGGTCCGGTGGTTATCTCgaggaaatgttttaaaatgtttttcttctctGTTTACCGAAATACAGACGTTTCTCTTTGAGAAGAATATAAACTACGCAGAGCTTACTAATGAACTATggatccaaaaattttatttcatggtgGATGTTACTGCCCATCTTAATCATAAATTACAAGGAAAAGGAAACATGTTCTTTTCGATgttagaagtaattttatttgaagataaaTTATCGCTCTTTGCAGAAGATTTTGAAAGAGAAACCTTATATCAATTACCATACCTATCAGGTTATTGTCAAGAAAAGAAGGTTAATATTGACacctgttattttaaaacaatattgttaaatatgaaaGAAGCCTTTCTCAATAGGTTCAAGGATTTTAGAAACAACAAAGTGACGTTATCGTTTGTTATAAAACCTCAGAATACAGCGGTATCTGAAATAAACTTCTCCCCCTTTAACATTGATATTGGACGGTTTGAGATGCAGTTACTggatcttaaaaataaagaaacatggAGTTCTAAATTCCAACGGCTGTGTGCCGACCTGCAGCTAttggagaaaaataaatgtgaactAAGTTTACAGCACAAGCTTTCTGCCTTAAAAGATCTGGAGAGAGAAGAAATGTTGATTTTTAACACCTGGAAAAGCATTCCCGACTCATATGATCAATGA